In Zingiber officinale cultivar Zhangliang chromosome 1A, Zo_v1.1, whole genome shotgun sequence, a genomic segment contains:
- the LOC122019799 gene encoding peptidyl-prolyl cis-trans isomerase CYP38, chloroplastic-like isoform X3 has protein sequence MQEIEGIIQQRDREAVAPKQKELLQYVGGIEEDMVDGFPFEIPKEYSNLPLLKGKATVDIKVKVKDNPNVQDCVFRIVLDRYFEW, from the exons ATGCAAGAGATTGAAGGCATTATCCAGCAAAGAGATAGGGAGGCAGTGGCCCCAAAGCAGAAGGAACTCTTACAATATGTTGGAGG TATTGAAGAGGATATGGTGGATGGTTTTCCCTTCGAGATTCCAAAGGAGTACAGTAATTTGCCTCTTTTAAAAGGAAAAGCAACTGTGGATATTAAGGTTAAAGTTAAGGACAATCCCAATGTCCAGGATTGCGTGTTCCGCATAGTACTTGATAG ATATTTTGAATGGTAA
- the LOC122019799 gene encoding peptidyl-prolyl cis-trans isomerase CYP38, chloroplastic-like isoform X2 codes for MQEIEGIIQQRDREAVAPKQKELLQYVGGIEEDMVDGFPFEIPKEYSNLPLLKGKATVDIKVKVKDNPNVQDCVFRIVLDRMDLHHCLS; via the exons ATGCAAGAGATTGAAGGCATTATCCAGCAAAGAGATAGGGAGGCAGTGGCCCCAAAGCAGAAGGAACTCTTACAATATGTTGGAGG TATTGAAGAGGATATGGTGGATGGTTTTCCCTTCGAGATTCCAAAGGAGTACAGTAATTTGCCTCTTTTAAAAGGAAAAGCAACTGTGGATATTAAGGTTAAAGTTAAGGACAATCCCAATGTCCAGGATTGCGTGTTCCGCATAGTACTTGATAG AATGGATTTGCATCATTgcttgagttag
- the LOC122019799 gene encoding peptidyl-prolyl cis-trans isomerase CYP38, chloroplastic-like isoform X1, with the protein MQEIEGIIQQRDREAVAPKQKELLQYVGGIEEDMVDGFPFEIPKEYSNLPLLKGKATVDIKVKVKDNPNVQDCVFRIVLDSVFSDILNGK; encoded by the exons ATGCAAGAGATTGAAGGCATTATCCAGCAAAGAGATAGGGAGGCAGTGGCCCCAAAGCAGAAGGAACTCTTACAATATGTTGGAGG TATTGAAGAGGATATGGTGGATGGTTTTCCCTTCGAGATTCCAAAGGAGTACAGTAATTTGCCTCTTTTAAAAGGAAAAGCAACTGTGGATATTAAGGTTAAAGTTAAGGACAATCCCAATGTCCAGGATTGCGTGTTCCGCATAGTACTTGATAG TGTCTTTTCAGATATTTTGAATGGTAAATAG